From Bacteroides uniformis:
TGGTGGGAAGCAATACGTTCAATACCCTGATGATTGTGGGTTGTACGGCCCTTTTTGCCCCGATAGCCATTACCCGTAACACACTGAAACGCGAAATACCCCTTTGCATCCTTTCATCCTTCGCCCTGCTGATTTGTGCCAACGACGTCTTACTGGACAGCAGTGGGGAGAACATACTCAGCATCACCGACGGCCTATTGCTGCTATGCTTCTTTACCATTTTTCTGAGTTATACTTTTGCCATTGCAAAAAGGGATGGAAGTATGAAGGAACCGGAAAAGGAGCACTTACAGGAAGAAGACGAAATCAGGCTGTTACCCGCGTGGAAATCCGCCCTATACATTCTCGGCGGACTTGCCGGCCTCATCATCGGAGGTAATTTCTTTGTAGACGGTGCCAGCGGCATAGCCCGCGGATTGGGTGTCAGCGAATCCATCATCGGTCTCACGCTCGTAGCAGGCGGCACTTCATTACCCGAACTCGCCACCTCCATCGTAGCCGCCTTGAAGAAAAACCCCGAAATAGCCATCGGAAACGTCATCGGAAGTAATCTCTTCAATATATTCTTCGTACTGGGTTGTTCGGCCTCCATCACTCCACTGCGTCTGACGGGCATCACCAATTTCGATTTGTGGGTACTCGTAGGGTCCAGCATCCTGCTTTGGCTGTTCGGTATCTTTTTCGGGAAACGCATCATCACCCGGGTGGAAGGAAGCATTCTGATTCTCTGCTACATTGCCTACACAGCGGTACTGATATACAACCTCTAACAGCAAATTTACAAACACCCTACGCGGTATTTTAAAGATTATCACGTATTTTTAAATAAGGCAAGCTGTACCTCGGCATAAAAAATAAGCAAGCTTATTTTGTTCTGCTCTCAGTTTGCATTACCTTTGTGGTCTCAATATTGAACAACTATGGCAATTACAATCAAGAAAGTAACCACAAGACGGGAACTGGAGCGCTTTATCCGTTTCAACTACCTGCTATACAAAAACAACCCTTATTCCGTCCCCGACCTTTTCGATGACATGCTCAACACCTTCAACAAGAAGAAAAACGCTGCATTCGAATTTTGTGAAGCCGACTATTTCCTGGCTTATCGGGAAGGTAAAATCGTAGGACGTGTAGCTGCCATCATCAACCACAAGGCAAACCAAACCTGGAACAAAAAGGAAGTCCGCTTCGGCTGGATAGACTTCATCGATGATGCGGAAGTCTCCGATGCCCTGATTCGCACCGTGGAAGAATGGGGAAAAGAACGGGGAATGACACATATACAAGGCCCGCTGGGATTCACAGATTTCGATGCCGAAGGTATGCTCATCGAAGGATTCGACCAGCTCAGCACCATGGCCACCATTTATAACTATCCCTACTATCCGCAACATCTGGAACGCATGGGCTTTGAGAAGGATGCCGATTGGGTGGAGTACAAAATCTACATTCCCGACGCCATACCCGACAAGCACAAGCGCATCTCCGACCTCATCCAGCGCAAGTATAACCTCAAGGTAAAGAAATACACATCTGCCAAGAAGATTGCCCAAGACTACGGTCAGGCCATCTTCGAACTGATGAACGAAGCCTATCAGCCACTCTATGGCTATTCTGCACTGAGCCAACGGCAGATTGACCAATACGTCAAGATGTACCTGCCCATCCTCGACCTACGCATGGTGACATTGATTACCGATGCCGATGACCAGCTGCTTGCCGTAGGCATTTCCATGCCGTCACTCGCCGAAGCGTTGCAAAAAGCCCACGGGCGCCTGCTTCCTATGGGTTGGTATCACCTGGCCAAGACCATCTTCTTGAAGAAATATCCCAAGATGCTCGATTTGCTGCTGGTTGCCGTGAAACCGGAGTATCAGAACAAGGGGGTAAATGCATTGTTGTTCTCCGACCTTATCCCCGTCTATCAGCAACTTGGTTTCGAGTATGCCGAGAGTAATCCGGAGCTGGAGCTGAACGGCAAGGTGCAAGCGCAGTGGGAGTACTTCAAGACGGAACAGCATAAACGGAGAAGATGCTTTGTGAAAGGAATAAAATAAGTTCTAAATCCAGAATATAAGCTTGTCAGAAGTCCATAAAAGACATTATTTTTTTGCGAACCCCCGAATTTCTCATTACCTTTGTCGCAATGCGCAATATGAAGGAATAACGTACTTATGGAAGATAACAACAATATGACCCTGCCGCTGGAAGAAGCAGACAACAATATCACAGAGAGCCCCGTTTCCAGCGTGGAATATACCGACGACAACATCCGCCACCTGGACGACATGGAGCATATCCGTGTCCGTTCCGGTATGTACATAGGCCGTCTGGGCGACGGCTCACAGAACGATGACGGCATCTATGTGTTGCTGAAAGAAGTGATGGACAACAGCATCGACGAGTTCAAGATGGGTGCCGGAAAGCGTATAGAAGTGACTATAGAAGACAGTCTGCGTGTCAGCGTACGCGACTATGGACGAGGCATTCCGCAAGGCAAACTGGTAGAGGCGGTCAGCAAACTGAATACCGGGGGTAAATATGATTCAAAGGCTTTCAAGAAAAGTGTCGGACTGAACGGCGTGGGCATCAAGGCGGTCAATGCGCTGAGTAGCCGTTTCGAGGTACGCAGTTACCGCGACGGCAAAGTACGTACCGCCATCTTCGAGAAAGGAACGCTGTTGAGTGATGTGACCGAAGACTCGACAGAAGAAAGCGGAACCTATATCTTCTTCGAACCGGACGCCACACTCTTCCTGAACTATTCCTTCCAGAACCAGTTCGTAGAAACCCTGTTGCGCAACTACACCTACCTGAATACGGGCCTCACCTTCATTTACAACGGCCAGCGCATCGTTTCCCGCCACGGGCTGGAGGACTTGCTGAAAGACAACATGACCAGCGAAGGCCTTTACGACATCATCCACCTAAAAGGAGAGGACATCGAGATTGCCTTCACACACACCAACCAATACGGCGAAGAGTACTACTCCTTTGTCAACGGGCAACACACCACCCAAGGCGGCACACACCAGACTGCCTTGAAGGAACACATTGCCCGTACCATCAAGGAGTTCTACAACAAGAACCAGGAATATGCCGACATCCGCAACGGACTGGTAGCCGCCATTGCCATCGACGTGGAGGAACCCATGTTCGAGAGCCAGACCAAAACGAAACTGGGCAGCAACAACATGTGGCCTGCCGCGCCGCAGGAACACAAGCCCGCCGGCCCCACGGTGAACAAATACGTAGGAGACTTCATCAAGACGGAAGTGGACAACTACCTCCACAAGAACCCGCTTGTGGCCGAAGTGATGCTGCAAAAGATACAAGACTCCGAGAAAGAGCGCAAAGCCATTGCCGGCGTCACCAAGCTGGCACGCGAACGCGCTAAGAAAGCCAACCTGCACAACCGCAAGCTGCGCGACTGCCGCTACCACTTGAGTGACGGTAAAGGCAAAGACCAGGAAACCGAATCCTGCATCTTCATTACCGAGGGAGACTCCGCCAGCGGTTCCATCACCAAGAGCCGCGACGTGAATACCCAAGCAGTATTCAGCCTGCGTGGTAAACCGCTAAATTCCTACGGACTCACCAAGAAAGTAGTTTATGAAAACGAAGAATTCAACTTGCTTCAAGCAGCCTTGAATATAGAAGACGGCATAGAGACACTGCGCTACAACAAAGTCATCGTAGCTACCGATGCCGATGTGGACGGCATGCACATCCGCCTGCTCATCATCACCTTCTTCCTGCAGTTCTTCCCCGACCTGATAAAGAAAGGGCATGTATATATCCTGCAAACCCCTCTCTTCCGCGTGCGCAACAAAAAGAAGACAAGTTATTGCTATACAGAGGAGGAACGTGTGAAAGCCATTGAAGAACTGGGTCCCAACCCCGAAATCACCCGATTCAAAGGTCTGGGAGAAATCTCGCCCGACGAGTTCAAGCATTTTATCGGCAAGGATATGCGTCTGGAACAAGTGTCCCTGCGCAAGACAGACCTCGTAAAAGAGCTGCTGGAATTCTACATGGGTAAGAATACCATGGAACGACAAAACTTTATTATCAACAACTTGGTTATAGAAGAAGATTTGGCATCATGAGAAGAGCTATCTTTCCGGGAACATTCGACCCGTTTACTATCGGACACTCTTCGGTAGTGAGCCGTGCACTGACTTTTATAGACGAAATCGTCATAGGCATCGGCATCAATGAAAATAAGAATACGTATTTCCCCTTGGAAAAGCGCGAACAAATGATACGAGACTACTACCGGAACGAGCCGCGCATCATTGTGCAGTCCTATGACTGCCTGACTATCGACTTTGCCCGGCAGGTAGATGCCAGTCTGATAATACGCGGCATACGCACCGTGAAGGATTTCGAATACGAGGAAACCATTGCCGACATCAACCGCAAACTGACCGGCATAGAAACCATCCTGCTCTTCACCGAGCCGGAACTTACCTGCGTCAGTTCCACCACCGTGCGCGAACTGCTGCAATACGGCAAGGACATAAGCATGTTCATACCGGAGGGAATGGAGATTAGGGATTAAGGATAAAGGATTAGGGATTAAGGATAAAGGATTAGGGATTAAAATGGAAATGATGAAAAAACTATTTACTATTATAATATGTATATGCGCGGTGACGGCACAAGCGCAAAAGCCGAACAATGAAGCCCTGCGCAAACTGCAAATGGCAGAGTTTGCCATCACCAACCTTTATGTGGACAAGGTGGATGAAGACAAGCTGGTGGAAGAAGCCATCATCAAGATGCTGGCACAACTCGACCCGCACTCCACCTACAACAACGCCGAAGAAGTGAAGAAGATGAACGAGCCGTTGCAAGGCAATTTCGAGGGCATCGGCGTACAGTTTCAGATGATAGAAGATACCCTGCTTGTGATACAACCCGTGAGCAACGGACCTTCCGAGAAGGTGGGCATCCTTGCCGGCGACCGTATCGTAGCCGTCAATGACAGCGCCATTGCCGGAGTAAAAATGAGCACGGAAGATATTATGAGCCGCCTGCGCGGACCGAAAGACTCGGAAGTGAAACTCACCATCGTGCGCCGTGGCGTGGACGACCAGCTGTACTTCACCGTGAAGCGTGACAAAATTCCCATCCTCAGCCTGGACGCATCTTACATGATACAACCCAAAACCGGCTATATCCGTATCAACCGCTTCGGGGCAACCACCGCCGAAGAGTTTGCAGAAGCCCTGAAAAGCCTGCAAAAGAAAGGAATGAAAGACCTCATCCTCGACCTGCAAGGAAATGGAGGAGGGTATCTGAATGCCGCCATCGACCTTGCCAACGAATTTCTGAAGCAAAAAGAACTCATCGTCTACACCGAAGGAAGGGCCGCACGCCGCAGTGATTTCTTTGCCAAAGGTACGGGCAACTTCAAGAACGGCCGTCTCATCATATTGGTGGACGAGTACTCCGCTTCTGCCAGTGAAATCGTGACCGGAGCCATCCAGGACTGGGACAGAGGCGTGGTAGTAGGACGCCGCACCTTCGGCAAGGGATTAGTACAGCGTCCTATCGACCTGCCGGACGGTTCCATGATTCGCCTCACTATCGCCCGCTACTATACTCCTTCGGGCCGTTGTATCCAGAAGCCTTACGACAGCACCGCCAACCTCGACAGCCGCCTAACCGGCGAGAACAGTCAGGATAAGTATAACCAGGAACTGATAGACCGCTTCAATCATGGAGAAATGATTCATGCGGACAGTATCCATTTTGCCGACTCCCTGAAAGCACAGACCAAGCGTATGGGACGTACCGTTTACGGAGGTGGAGGTATCATGCCCGACTTCTTCGTCCCCATCGACACTACCCAGTACACAGACTATCACCGCAACCTCGTAGCCAAAGGCGTGGTTATCAAAGCCACTACCGGCTACATCGAGAAGCACCGGAAGGAGTTGCAGAACAAATACAAGAAATTCGAAGCCTTCAACGAGAAGTTCGAGATAGACGATAACTTCCTTGCCGAAATACGTACGCTTGCCGACAAAGAGAAAATCAAGTTTGACGAGAAACAGTACAACCAATCCCTACCGCTCATCAAGACACAACTTAAAGCCTTGATAGCCCGTGACCTATGGGACATGAACGAATACTTCCAAGTGATGAACAGCACGAACCAGAGCGTGCAGCAAGCTCTAAAAGTGCTGAACGAAGGCATCTACAGCACTATTATCCAATAGCCGACTTGAAACAAACTTAGGCGCGGATTATGCGGATTTAGTTTATCTAACTCCGCGTATTCCGCGTAATTCGCGCCTAAAATCATTCTCCGAACAGCCACTTATTCAGCCACTTGTTGACGTAGATGTTGACCACAGCACATCCAGCACCGATTGCAGCCCCCGCCAACACATCTGACGGATAATGCACTCCCTCGTTCATACGGGAAACTCCCACGGAACAAGCCCACAGGGCAGACGGAGCTATCACATACCATTTAGGATACTTTACACTGAGCGAGGTGGCAAGGGCAAAAGCCGTCGCCGTATGTCCGGAAGGAAAAGACGGGCTGCCTTCATGGCTATATGCATGCACTCTGTCGGGATATTTATCATAAGGACGCTCACGGTCCACCAGATATTTCATTCCATAAGTCACAACAAAAGCCCCCGCTACACTTGTACCTACGTAGACCGCATCTTTCAGCAAACCCTTATCATGTTTTATCCAAGCGGCAACCGCCATCGCCACCGGAACACCGACAGCAACATAGGGCTCCGAACGTGAAATTATCTTATTATAGTTACGGACAAACTTGCCATCCCAACTGTTAACCCGATGCAAAGTGTTAATATCCCAATTCTGTGCCGAAAGACCGGATACAACAAGGCAGATAAAATATACAAAAAAAATAGCCTTTTTCATAAGTCCTTTATATTAGTTTGACGCAAAGATAGGACAAATAGATAGAGTTTTCACAAAAAAATTCTATCTTTGTTGCCACATTTATAATAATTCGCTAATCATTTCATGAGACTGGAAACTTGCTGCAACCGACAGATTGATTGTATGGTATGTCCCCAAAAATCAGAAGGAGTATTGGTTTACCGCCACTACCCCAAGGGACAACATTTCTCTGCTGAAAAGTGCACACAGAACTGCATGATATTTATGCTGAAAGGTGAATTACTTGTAAACAGTGACGAATATCCGGGCACCACTCTCCAAAGCCGCCAGCTCATCTTGCAAGCCATCGGCTCCAAAGTAGAACTCCTGGCTTTGACCGAAGTGGAATATATTGTCTATTGGTTCACCGAGCTTCCTCTGATTTGCGAAGAGCGCTACAAGGAGATACTGAAACGCTCGGAAGCCCCCTTGACTTATACCCCGCTTACCGCGATTTCCATGCTCGAAGGGCTCCTGAAAAGCCTTGCCTGCTACCTCAACGAGCAACCCTATGCGTGCAGCAAATACATTGAAATGAAATGCCAGGAATTGGTATACATATTGACATGCTACTATCCGCTACACCAAATCAGTACATTCTTCTACCCCATCAGCACTTATACGGAAAGCTTCCAATATTTCGTCATGCAGAACTACGACAAGGTGAAGAATGTGGAAGAGTTTGCCCACCTCGGTGGATATACCACCACCACATTCCGCCGTCTGTTTAAAAATATGTATGGGGTCCCGGTCTATGAATGGATTCTGGACAAGAAACGTGAAGGAATTCTGAACGACCTGCAATACACCAAACAACGCATTTCAGTCATCAGCGCCCGCTATGGCTTTGATTCCCTATCCCACTTTGCCCACTTCTGCAAAGACTCTTTCGGAGACACGCCCCGCGCCCTGAGAAAACGTTCAGCAAACGGAGAAAAGATTTCCATTATCTGCAAAGAGCAAGGCAAAGACCAGGAGGACGAGTAAACCTTTTACTTGTCCGTAAACTTCGCATTCTGCCGGATTACGGAATTATTTCTTTAATCGCTTGCTTTATCGCTGGATTTCTCCTATTTTTGCGAAACATTTACAGAAGTATCCTGATAGAACAAATTTTCAAACTATTAAATAACTTAAATTCAATCATTTATGTGGTTAAGTAATTCATCTGTAGGAAGGAAAGTGGTGATGAGCGTTACCGGTATCGCCCTTGTCCTGTTTCTGACATTTCACATGGCGATGAACCTGGTTGCATTAGTCTCGGCTAATGGCTACAACATGGTTTGTGAGTTCCTGGGAGCAAACTGGTACGCATTGGTGGCTACGGTAGGTCTGGCTGCCTTATTCATCATCCACATCATCTACGCTTTCTGGCTGACTATGCAGAACCGTAAGGCACGTGGTAGCGAACGTTATGCCGTTACGGAAAAGCCCAAGACTGTGGAATGGGCTTCTCAGAACATGCTCGTACTGGGTATCATCGTAATCGTGGGTTTGGGCCTGCACCTGGTAAACTTCTGGGCTAAAATGCAGCTTCCCGAGTTGATGCACAACATGGGCATGCATGCCGACACCCTCACGCTGGCATATGCAGCCAACGGTGTCTATCACATTCAAAACACCTTCAGCAATCCGGTATTCGTAGTGCTTTACCTCGTTTGGCTGGGCGCATTGTGGTTCCACCTCACTCACGGTTTCTGGAGCTCCATGCAGTCTTTGGGCTGGAACAACAAAGTATGGATTAACCGTTGGAAATGTATCTCCAACATCTATTCTACTATCGTTGTCCTCTGCTTCGCTCTGGTAGTTGTCGTATTCTTTGCAAAATCATTGTGCGGCGCTTGCTAAATTCAAATTGTAAATGACTAAATTGTAAATTGCATTATGACTAAGATAGATTCTAAAATACCGGAAGGACCGGTGGCTGAGAAATGGACCAATTATAAAGCTCACCAAAAATTAGTGAACCCTGCCAACAAGCGTCGTCTGGACATCATCGTAGTAGGAACCGGACTTGCCGGTGCCAGTGCTGCCGCCTCTCTGGGCGAAATGGGTTTCAGAGTATTCAACTTCTGCATCCAGGACTCTCCGCGCCGTGCACACTCCATCGCTGCACAAGGTGGTATCAATGCTGCTAAGAATTACCAAAACGACGGTGACTCTGTATACCGTCTGTTCTACGATACAGTAAAGGGTGGCGACTACCGTGCCCGCGAAGCTAACGTTTACCGTCTGGCTGAAGTATCCAACAATATTATCGACCAATGCGTTGCACAAGGTGTTCCTTTCGCCCGCGAATACGGCGGTACACTGGACAACCGTTCTTTCGGTGGTGCTCAGGTATCCCGTACTTTCTATGCCAAGGGTCAGACCGGACAGCAGCTGTTGCTGGGTGCATACTCTGCATTGAGCCGCCAGGTGAACGTAGGCACTGTGAAACTGTATACCCGCTACGAAATGGAAGACGTTGTCCTCATTGACGGACGTGCCCGCGGTATCATTGCAAAGAACCTCGTTACCGGTAAATTGGAACGTTTTGCCGCCCACGCTGTGGTAATCGCTACCGGTGGTTACGGCAATGCCTACTTCCTTTCTACCAATGCAATGGCATGTAACTGCTCTGCAGCAATGGCTTGCTACCGTAAAGGTGCCTGGTTTGCCAACCCTGCTTACGTACAGATTCACCCCACTTGTATCCCGGTTCACGGCGACAAGCAGTCTAAGCTGACTTTGATGTCCGAATCTCTGCGTAACGATGGTCGTATCTGGGTTCCGAAGAAGCTGGAAGATGCCAAGAAACTGCAGGAAGGTACACTGCAAGGAAAAGATATTCCCGAGGAAGACCGCGACTACTACCTGGAACGCCGTTATCCGGCATTCGGTAACCTCGTTCCGCGTGACGTTGCCAGCCGCGCTGCCAAAGAACGCTGCGACAAGGGCTTCGGCGTGAACAACACCGGTCTTGCCGTATTCCTTGACTTCTCCGAAGCTATCAACCGTCTGGGTAAAGATGTCGTTGCACAACGTTACGGCAACCTCTTCGATATGTATGAAGAAATCACTGATGTCAGCCCATACGAAAACCCGATGATGATTTATCCGGCTATCCACTATACCATGGGTGGTATCTGGGTTGACTACGAACTGATGACCTCCATCAAGGGACTGTTCGCCATCGGTGAATGTAACTTCTCCGACCACGGTGCAAACCGCCTCGGTGCTTCCGCCCTGATGCAAGGTCTGGCCGATGGTTACTTCGTATTGCCTTACACTATCCAGAACTATCTGGCCGACCAGATTACAGTTCCCCGTTTCTCTACCGACCTGCCCGAATTTGCAGCTGCAGAAAAGGCCGTTCAGGAGAAGATTGACTGGATGATGAACATCAAGGGTAAGAAGTCTGTAGACTCTATCCACAAGGAACTGGGCCACATTATGTGGGAATATGTAGGTATGGGACGTACGGCCGAAGGCTTGAAGGAAGGTCTGAAGAAGCTGAAAGAAGTCCGCAAGGAGTTCGAGAAAGAACTGTTCATCCCGGGCGACAAGGAAGGTATGAATGTAGAACTCGACAAGGCTATCCGTCTGTACGACTTCATCACTATGGGCGAGCTGGTTGCTTACGATGCACTGAACCGTAACGAAAGCTGCGGCGGTCACTTCCGTGAAGAATATCAGACTGAAGAAGGCGAAGCCAAGCGTGACGATGAAAACTACTTCTACGTGGCTTGCTGGGAATATCAGGGTTCTGACGAAAAGGAACCGGTATTGCTGAAAGAGCCGCTGGTTTACGAAGCAATCAAGGTACAGACTCGTAACTACAAGAGCTAATCGGGAAGTTGAACATTTAAAGAATTAAAGAAAATGGATAAAAATATATCATTTACGCTCAAGGTATGGCGCCAGAAGGGTCCGAAAGCAAAAGGCGCTTTTGAAACATACCAAATGAAAGATATCCCGGGCGATACTTCATTCCTCGAAATGCTGGATATCTTGAACGAACAGCTGATTTCTGAAGGTAAAGAACCGGTTGTATTCGACCACGACTGCCGCGAAGGTATCTGCGGTATGTGTTCGCTCTACATCAACGGACATCCCCACGGTCCTGCAACCGGCGCTACGACTTGCCAGATTTATATGCGTCGTTTCAACGACGGCGATACCATCACTGTTGAACCGTGGCGCTCTGCCGGTTTCCCGGTTATCAAGGACTTGATGGTCGACCGTACGGCCTACGACAAGATTATGCAGGCAGGCGGCTACGTCAGCGTACGTACCGGTGCTCCCCAGGATGCCAACGCTATCCTGATTCCGAAGCCCATCGCTGACGAGGCTATGGATGCTGCCAGCTGTATCGGTTGTGGTGCTTGTGTGGCTGCTTGTAAGAACGGTTCTGCTATGCTGTTCGTTTCTGCCAAGGTGAGCCAGCTGAACCTGTTGCCCCAAGGCAAACCGGAAGCATTGCGCCGTGCCAAGGCTATGTTGAGCAAGATGGACGAACTCGGTTTCGGTAACTGTACAAACACTCGTGCGTGCGAAGCTGAATGCCCGAAGAATGTTTCCATCAGCAACATTGCTCGCCTGAACCGCGACTTTATCATTGCGAAACTGAAAGACTAATCCGGTCTTTCTGCAAATAATATAGGATGCGCTTCGGATAAACCTTTTGAGCAAGCTCAGATTTATCACTCAGCTTTCACTATATTTGATTAATATCACAAGAGACTCCTCTGCCGGGAAACCGCCGGAGGAGTTTTTTTATGACATGCCGTTTACTTCAGATAAATTGCCGGCACGCAAGCTACGGGGAGAAGCCCCGAAATTCTTTTTGCAGAAATTGGAAAAATGAGGCAGCGATTCAAAGCCATATTTATAGCAAATCTCTGATATAGAAGCATCCGTATAACGAAGTTCATAAACCACGCTTTCCTTCCTCCGTTCCATCATCCACTCGTACACCGGTTGATGAAAAACAGAATTGAATATACGCCGGAAAGTAGCTACTGTATATCCTCCCAACTGGGCAAGTTCCTCTACCGTCTTGACTTTGGCATGATTCTGCAAGACAAAGTAGTGGAAGGAATTAGTATACTGGGCAAGAGGATGTATCAGCATGGAAAGCTCATAGTCGGAGTAGTAATTTCCAAGAATGAAAGCAAGTTCTTTCCGTTTGAAACAAAGTATTTCCCGGCAAATCTTCTCCTCGGACAAATAGGCCTTGGAACTTTCCAGAAAGAGCTGCAACTCGGGAGTAATGGTCAAAGGATAGAATATCAATGGAGGGGTAACCTCTTTCATAATATGGTTATACCGGTCCTCACAGAAGAATTCAGGCTTACTGAACCGGTAACAAACGCATTCCACATCCGTCATGGCAAGTATTTCGTACTTGGAACCAATAGCTTGAAGGATGAACTCACCTGCATGCAACACAGTTCCCGCATACTCCTTACTGTTGACAAGCACTTCTCCTTTCAGCAGGAAAATTATAATATTTTCCTCACACTTTCGCGCCGGCAGATGGAATCCTCTGGGGTGGGAAGCATATATTATTGCATTGTCCACAGCCTTGGGACATTGAGCGCATTGTTTTTTACCTCTGCAAGCAGAAGAGTTGGGCATCGGCAAGTAGATTTGTTTGTTTGTTGCAGTGACAAAAATAGATAAATAATACTCATAAAAGAAACATTCCCCGAAAACTTTCATAAAGAAGTTTCGGGGAATGAATAAAATAGAAGTAATTCAGTTTTTTATTGCGGACAGTGCCGTTTTATTTTTCCACGTTCGTATCATCAGCCGTACTCCATGGACCAACTTCAGGTACAAAGGTTACTTTTGCCGCCTTATTGGCCAGCGTCAGCGTATAACGTATCTTTTTGCCTTCACCCCAGGCTTGTGTATCATTCAAGTCAATGGCGGAAGTTACAGTATCAAGAAGAACGTCTTTCTCATAGATGTCATAGACAACATTGATTTTGGCATTCGTATCCAACGTCTGGGGCATCAACATCCAGGCTGCATTCATTTCCACACCCGTTGTATTCACTTCCAATGCACTGCCGGCAATCGTATGCGCATAAGTGGCTGTTCCTTCTTGTGACTTCCATGTTGAATCATCAAAACCATAAGTTCCCTTATTGTGCACGCCGGATATTGTAAGTGTTTTCAGTTTATAAGTCAAAGCGTCGGCTGCCTTGACAGTGAAATTTATTTGGGTCAGTATATGGCCGAATTTCAAAGATACCCCACTGGCATTTGATGCCTTGGTTGCATCCGTCACTTTCGCGGCTACCAAGTCCGTTTGGGCAGCTACATCTGCTACCGTATAAGTAATGGAAGGATATATAGCACCAGCAGCCGGTTGATTGTACGTCAAGGCTCCGGTACCCGGATTCCCGTAAGCAAAGAACTGCAAGTTATCCGTCATTGGCCAATAATATGTTCCCCCAGTCAAACTCCAGTTGGGAGCACTATAGGTTACTTTAACATCTGTCATGAATTCCTTCATCGCATCAAAAGTCGCAACGGAGGCCATTGCTGTCGCTCCCGTATTATAAGCATACACAGTGAACCCTACCTTCTGCAATTCCGGCAAATCAGTCACTGTGGCTCTCGTAGTGTTACCCACTACTGTTCCCAATTTAATCTCTGCCTTTTGTCCGGCATTCTCTATCTCCTCACTTTCCGAGCAACTCATTACTGCTGCTGCAGCCAAAGCCAAAAATAAAACCTTCTTCATAATTGTCTGTTATTAAAGTTAATATATTTATTTGTCTGTTTGCTATCAATTCAC
This genomic window contains:
- a CDS encoding succinate dehydrogenase/fumarate reductase cytochrome b subunit — encoded protein: MWLSNSSVGRKVVMSVTGIALVLFLTFHMAMNLVALVSANGYNMVCEFLGANWYALVATVGLAALFIIHIIYAFWLTMQNRKARGSERYAVTEKPKTVEWASQNMLVLGIIVIVGLGLHLVNFWAKMQLPELMHNMGMHADTLTLAYAANGVYHIQNTFSNPVFVVLYLVWLGALWFHLTHGFWSSMQSLGWNNKVWINRWKCISNIYSTIVVLCFALVVVVFFAKSLCGAC
- a CDS encoding helix-turn-helix domain-containing protein, producing MPNSSACRGKKQCAQCPKAVDNAIIYASHPRGFHLPARKCEENIIIFLLKGEVLVNSKEYAGTVLHAGEFILQAIGSKYEILAMTDVECVCYRFSKPEFFCEDRYNHIMKEVTPPLIFYPLTITPELQLFLESSKAYLSEEKICREILCFKRKELAFILGNYYSDYELSMLIHPLAQYTNSFHYFVLQNHAKVKTVEELAQLGGYTVATFRRIFNSVFHQPVYEWMMERRKESVVYELRYTDASISEICYKYGFESLPHFSNFCKKNFGASPRSLRAGNLSEVNGMS
- a CDS encoding helix-turn-helix domain-containing protein; amino-acid sequence: MRLETCCNRQIDCMVCPQKSEGVLVYRHYPKGQHFSAEKCTQNCMIFMLKGELLVNSDEYPGTTLQSRQLILQAIGSKVELLALTEVEYIVYWFTELPLICEERYKEILKRSEAPLTYTPLTAISMLEGLLKSLACYLNEQPYACSKYIEMKCQELVYILTCYYPLHQISTFFYPISTYTESFQYFVMQNYDKVKNVEEFAHLGGYTTTTFRRLFKNMYGVPVYEWILDKKREGILNDLQYTKQRISVISARYGFDSLSHFAHFCKDSFGDTPRALRKRSANGEKISIICKEQGKDQEDE
- a CDS encoding succinate dehydrogenase/fumarate reductase iron-sulfur subunit; protein product: MDKNISFTLKVWRQKGPKAKGAFETYQMKDIPGDTSFLEMLDILNEQLISEGKEPVVFDHDCREGICGMCSLYINGHPHGPATGATTCQIYMRRFNDGDTITVEPWRSAGFPVIKDLMVDRTAYDKIMQAGGYVSVRTGAPQDANAILIPKPIADEAMDAASCIGCGACVAACKNGSAMLFVSAKVSQLNLLPQGKPEALRRAKAMLSKMDELGFGNCTNTRACEAECPKNVSISNIARLNRDFIIAKLKD
- a CDS encoding fumarate reductase/succinate dehydrogenase flavoprotein subunit, with the translated sequence MTKIDSKIPEGPVAEKWTNYKAHQKLVNPANKRRLDIIVVGTGLAGASAAASLGEMGFRVFNFCIQDSPRRAHSIAAQGGINAAKNYQNDGDSVYRLFYDTVKGGDYRAREANVYRLAEVSNNIIDQCVAQGVPFAREYGGTLDNRSFGGAQVSRTFYAKGQTGQQLLLGAYSALSRQVNVGTVKLYTRYEMEDVVLIDGRARGIIAKNLVTGKLERFAAHAVVIATGGYGNAYFLSTNAMACNCSAAMACYRKGAWFANPAYVQIHPTCIPVHGDKQSKLTLMSESLRNDGRIWVPKKLEDAKKLQEGTLQGKDIPEEDRDYYLERRYPAFGNLVPRDVASRAAKERCDKGFGVNNTGLAVFLDFSEAINRLGKDVVAQRYGNLFDMYEEITDVSPYENPMMIYPAIHYTMGGIWVDYELMTSIKGLFAIGECNFSDHGANRLGASALMQGLADGYFVLPYTIQNYLADQITVPRFSTDLPEFAAAEKAVQEKIDWMMNIKGKKSVDSIHKELGHIMWEYVGMGRTAEGLKEGLKKLKEVRKEFEKELFIPGDKEGMNVELDKAIRLYDFITMGELVAYDALNRNESCGGHFREEYQTEEGEAKRDDENYFYVACWEYQGSDEKEPVLLKEPLVYEAIKVQTRNYKS